The following proteins are encoded in a genomic region of Kosakonia oryzae:
- a CDS encoding amino acid ABC transporter permease has product MDLISWQLLIEGAWTTLWISCVAIAFGVVIGLVIAFIRMLKIPVIDQLLVVYISLARATPLVTLVLFLFLSLPTLGINLDKTPAAILALTLNTSAFNAEIWRNAFRNFPREQREAAESVGMRRWTYFRQIMLPQMWIESLPALVNEMSFLIKGSPAIAIIGVVDLTRVTNRISSVTYEPLSPILAAGLLYVIIIGLLLKLQGAAERKAKRLAR; this is encoded by the coding sequence ATGGACTTAATCTCGTGGCAGTTATTGATTGAAGGCGCATGGACGACCCTCTGGATCTCTTGCGTGGCGATTGCTTTCGGCGTGGTGATTGGCCTGGTGATCGCCTTTATCCGCATGCTGAAGATCCCGGTTATTGATCAGTTGCTGGTGGTTTACATCAGCCTGGCTCGCGCGACGCCGCTGGTGACGCTGGTACTGTTTCTGTTTTTATCGCTGCCGACGCTCGGCATTAATCTCGATAAAACGCCCGCCGCTATTCTGGCGCTGACGTTAAATACCTCGGCATTTAACGCCGAAATCTGGCGCAACGCATTTCGTAATTTCCCGCGTGAGCAGCGGGAAGCGGCGGAATCCGTCGGTATGCGGCGCTGGACCTATTTTCGGCAAATCATGCTGCCGCAGATGTGGATTGAAAGTCTGCCTGCGCTGGTCAATGAGATGTCGTTCCTGATTAAAGGCAGCCCGGCCATTGCGATCATTGGCGTGGTGGATTTAACCCGCGTAACCAACCGCATTTCCTCGGTGACTTATGAACCGCTGTCGCCGATTCTGGCCGCCGGGTTGTTGTACGTCATTATTATCGGTCTGCTGCTGAAGTTGCAGGGCGCGGCCGAACGTAAAGCGAAGCGCCTGGCGCGATAA
- a CDS encoding amino acid ABC transporter permease produces MNQWGIIWAARESFFNGLLATLELFIIAAVVGLFIGITLCYVMEYQHRVINRLIIGFVSLMRAVPFLILAYLLYYGLPQVGISMEAWTAGLLALVIYHGAYFFEILRSQRRIFSAGYIEAAQSQGFSRYKTFRRIILPNIFSSSLPLMGNQLIICLKDTAFLCIITVQEITAAANSVQSTYFIPFNAFIVAIALYWGISILLELLIKRLSHYGAKRGMSHA; encoded by the coding sequence ATGAATCAGTGGGGAATTATTTGGGCGGCACGTGAGAGTTTTTTTAACGGGCTGCTGGCAACGCTGGAACTGTTTATTATCGCCGCCGTTGTCGGGTTGTTTATTGGTATTACGCTGTGCTATGTCATGGAATATCAGCATCGCGTTATTAATCGTCTGATTATCGGGTTTGTCAGCCTGATGCGTGCGGTGCCATTTTTAATCCTGGCTTATTTGCTGTATTACGGATTGCCGCAAGTTGGTATCAGTATGGAGGCCTGGACCGCCGGTCTGCTGGCGCTGGTGATTTATCATGGCGCTTATTTCTTCGAAATATTGCGCAGCCAGCGGCGGATATTTTCCGCCGGGTATATTGAGGCCGCGCAGTCGCAGGGTTTTTCTCGCTATAAAACCTTTCGCCGTATTATTCTGCCGAATATCTTTTCGTCGTCGCTACCGTTAATGGGCAATCAGCTTATTATTTGCCTGAAAGATACTGCGTTTCTGTGCATTATTACCGTGCAGGAAATTACCGCCGCCGCGAATAGCGTGCAGTCAACTTACTTTATTCCGTTTAACGCCTTTATTGTCGCCATTGCGCTCTACTGGGGGATCAGCATTTTGCTGGAGTTGTTGATTAAGCGGTTAAGTCATTATGGAGCTAAAAGAGGAATGAGCCATGCCTGA
- a CDS encoding amino acid ABC transporter ATP-binding protein, which yields MPEASAVSIKNLSKQFDNVEVLRDINLTVEKGTVVSILGSSGSGKSTLLRCMNWLEQPDRGEVRISGQRIGVDEKTGKAMSHKDLSHIRERVGMVFQSFNLWPHLTVLQNVTEALVHVKGMKRDAANEIARRQLEKVGMSHKADVYPITLSGGQKQRVAIARSLAMSPEVILFDEPTSALDPELVNEVLGVMKDLAAEGYTMVVVTHEMDFARQVSDEVVFLEKGLLIEKAPPEKFFTNPDSDRVRKFLQSSR from the coding sequence ATGCCTGAAGCAAGCGCGGTTAGCATCAAAAACCTGTCCAAACAGTTTGATAACGTTGAAGTGCTGCGGGATATCAACCTGACGGTGGAGAAGGGCACGGTGGTGAGCATTCTGGGTTCGTCCGGCTCCGGTAAATCGACATTGCTGCGCTGCATGAACTGGCTGGAGCAGCCGGATCGCGGTGAAGTGCGTATCAGCGGCCAGCGCATCGGGGTGGATGAGAAGACGGGCAAAGCGATGTCGCACAAAGATCTCTCTCATATCCGCGAGCGGGTCGGGATGGTGTTCCAGAGTTTTAACCTGTGGCCGCATTTGACGGTGCTGCAAAACGTCACCGAAGCGCTGGTGCATGTGAAAGGGATGAAGCGCGACGCGGCAAACGAGATTGCCCGCCGCCAACTGGAAAAAGTGGGCATGAGCCACAAGGCCGATGTCTACCCGATTACCCTTTCCGGCGGGCAAAAACAGCGCGTGGCGATCGCCCGTTCGCTGGCGATGTCGCCGGAAGTGATCCTTTTCGATGAACCGACTTCGGCGCTGGATCCGGAGCTGGTGAATGAGGTGCTGGGGGTGATGAAAGATCTCGCGGCAGAAGGTTATACGATGGTGGTGGTGACCCATGAAATGGATTTCGCCCGCCAGGTGTCGGATGAAGTTGTGTTTCTGGAGAAGGGGCTGCTGATCGAGAAAGCACCGCCGGAGAAGTTTTTTACTAATCCGGATTCGGACAGGGTGAGGAAGTTTTTGCAGTCGAGCCGGTGA
- a CDS encoding DUF3289 family protein, translated as MQISPPILFPRQDNEDYAAWVMRTMPVISHRAYPVNGVNSWHGGIHIPHTDTGALANPLRAVADGVIVYANDPAPVEKRDRKPLNYDGKTDNGCVLIRHEMLIGDDPVLCVFYSLTMHMKQVRPEIQGKVGMRVRRGQVIGTSGMVSGANAYHFQMCCPSEMLKRLCGREQGNLDVSAPGEERTAYGHRYFFLPEGTAIYAGGTPYALSASPCCLIPEALYIAHEGSKTRTLRKADGIYASVGEVAVAVDYICEPSPAIGGYKTYSEWIRVAYPGGEGWVDVSSPTINTWTDADFPDWVGWTLVDDDSTPDSQCNSSMVKKALAKQDSDLTRFICKFPLEWNFASFDVRFSWLKAPNDELPEPMSDEDYASLKEHAQALCFFDKLPLENQMELTGLIWHFDPRELMIQLQKAERRLIYYSANGIKNKKMNNFTADDMRHGDLTKEQILAQGRLGLGEKFKFNLFNFNKTVEEHFASMESMAFWTAWGEYAPLIRIMLEKFRKNEGGILRHELLNKALLEHSNTKECVTKIRGFIIKRLHSNNFCSLSKSALKAINNDVKGIRLPKFTDIDWFNGLGISIHDTFSTRIYIDNFIIDEKESGGISRKKFQVRLTFQIQDHFGLDISDMNCILFENISWFCSWFMLQRYNEYNFKPFINEANFSVWING; from the coding sequence ATGCAAATTTCACCGCCTATTCTGTTTCCCCGCCAGGACAATGAAGATTATGCCGCATGGGTCATGCGCACCATGCCGGTTATTTCGCACCGCGCTTACCCGGTAAACGGTGTCAATTCGTGGCATGGCGGCATTCATATTCCCCATACCGATACCGGCGCGTTAGCCAATCCGCTGCGTGCGGTTGCCGACGGTGTGATTGTCTATGCGAACGATCCTGCACCGGTGGAGAAGCGGGACCGAAAACCCCTTAACTACGATGGCAAAACAGACAATGGATGTGTCCTTATTCGCCATGAAATGCTGATTGGCGACGACCCGGTATTGTGTGTGTTTTACTCGCTAACCATGCATATGAAACAGGTTCGACCTGAAATTCAGGGGAAAGTGGGCATGCGCGTAAGGCGAGGTCAGGTGATTGGCACATCTGGTATGGTCAGTGGGGCCAATGCGTACCATTTCCAGATGTGCTGTCCTTCCGAAATGTTGAAGAGGCTGTGTGGCCGTGAGCAGGGCAATCTGGATGTCAGCGCCCCCGGAGAAGAGAGAACGGCTTATGGTCATCGCTATTTTTTTCTTCCTGAAGGGACCGCGATTTATGCGGGAGGTACGCCTTATGCGTTGTCGGCATCTCCTTGCTGCCTCATCCCGGAAGCGCTCTATATCGCCCATGAAGGGAGTAAGACCCGCACTTTGCGTAAAGCCGATGGTATTTACGCAAGCGTGGGTGAAGTTGCAGTTGCCGTTGATTATATTTGCGAACCTTCGCCAGCGATCGGCGGATATAAAACTTACAGCGAATGGATACGGGTGGCATACCCCGGCGGCGAAGGGTGGGTTGATGTGTCATCCCCAACGATAAACACCTGGACGGATGCCGATTTCCCTGACTGGGTGGGCTGGACGCTTGTTGATGATGATTCCACCCCAGACAGTCAGTGCAATTCCTCGATGGTGAAAAAAGCGCTGGCGAAGCAGGATAGCGATTTAACCCGGTTTATCTGTAAGTTTCCACTCGAATGGAATTTCGCTTCATTTGATGTGCGTTTTTCATGGCTGAAAGCGCCGAATGACGAATTGCCTGAGCCGATGAGTGATGAGGATTATGCGAGCTTAAAGGAACATGCTCAGGCGCTGTGTTTCTTCGACAAACTTCCGCTGGAAAATCAGATGGAGTTAACCGGTCTCATCTGGCATTTCGATCCTCGCGAACTGATGATTCAGTTACAAAAAGCAGAACGCAGACTGATTTATTACAGTGCAAACGGAATCAAAAACAAAAAAATGAATAATTTCACCGCCGACGACATGCGGCATGGTGATTTAACCAAAGAGCAAATACTCGCTCAGGGAAGACTGGGGCTAGGGGAGAAATTTAAATTCAACCTGTTTAACTTCAATAAAACGGTGGAAGAACACTTTGCCAGTATGGAGAGTATGGCTTTCTGGACTGCGTGGGGAGAATATGCCCCGTTAATCAGAATCATGCTTGAAAAATTCAGAAAGAACGAAGGGGGTATTTTACGACATGAATTACTGAACAAAGCTTTATTGGAACATTCTAATACTAAAGAATGTGTCACTAAAATTCGAGGTTTTATTATAAAAAGGCTGCATTCAAATAACTTTTGTTCTCTTTCAAAATCAGCTTTAAAAGCAATAAATAACGATGTAAAAGGAATTAGGTTGCCCAAGTTTACTGATATAGATTGGTTCAATGGGCTTGGGATTTCTATTCATGATACATTCTCCACCAGGATATACATTGACAATTTCATTATCGATGAAAAGGAATCTGGCGGGATTTCGCGTAAAAAATTCCAGGTTCGATTGACATTCCAGATACAAGACCATTTTGGACTGGATATTTCAGATATGAATTGTATTCTTTTTGAGAATATATCATGGTTTTGTTCGTGGTTTATGCTGCAACGTTATAATGAATATAATTTTAAGCCCTTTATTAATGAAGCAAACTTCAGCGTGTGGATAAATGGATGA
- a CDS encoding DUF943 family protein, with protein MKYLKIIVAVFFIGAFYMFYAYFLRQGHVNKIYQHIDFSEDWNCISTVVLVDDAPLSRYAQRRMWIKHSSQILEKSRLITPECDSILFLRNKTERAYDVGDNNYWVSDFQYCLNGVFGNKKCISKEEQLIVIQMRQSTLSDKKVGMVNRNPIYIHYIDYGG; from the coding sequence ATGAAATATTTGAAAATCATCGTTGCTGTGTTTTTTATTGGCGCATTTTATATGTTCTATGCGTATTTTCTTCGACAGGGTCATGTTAACAAAATTTATCAGCATATTGATTTTAGTGAAGACTGGAACTGTATATCTACTGTTGTTTTAGTTGATGATGCACCTTTGTCTCGTTATGCACAGAGAAGAATGTGGATTAAGCACAGCAGTCAAATACTCGAAAAGTCACGCCTTATTACTCCTGAGTGTGATAGTATTCTTTTTTTACGAAATAAAACGGAGCGGGCATATGATGTTGGGGATAACAATTACTGGGTTAGTGATTTTCAGTACTGTCTGAATGGTGTTTTTGGAAATAAAAAATGCATCTCAAAAGAAGAGCAGCTCATTGTTATTCAAATGAGGCAGTCTACTTTGTCTGATAAAAAGGTAGGTATGGTAAACAGAAATCCTATTTATATTCATTATATTGATTATGGCGGATAA
- a CDS encoding GGDEF domain-containing protein — protein sequence MLDINELFREEYSVLEDARLAAADAQLPAEVCREKLWVVSRHYQRLIRESYRLISRSDRAERELTRMNEQLQQLAARLEYEATHDPLTDVFNRSAIISQINSGLLKGDVALILLDIDHFKRINDEYGHPTGDRVICALVSRVRRAVPESAAIGRVGGEEFTIVLPNARVEEAMITASYIHASLNASPLDVLPQQLVTASFGVSLGVKESSFETLYSEADGALYNAKKRGRNQVALHEAFFHLPPEQGCTVRPGGIFN from the coding sequence ATGCTAGATATTAATGAGCTCTTCAGGGAGGAATATTCCGTACTCGAAGATGCCCGGCTGGCGGCTGCCGATGCACAGCTTCCGGCAGAGGTCTGCCGCGAAAAGCTGTGGGTCGTTTCCAGACATTACCAGCGTCTGATCCGCGAATCGTATCGTCTGATCTCCCGCAGCGACCGCGCCGAACGCGAACTGACGCGAATGAACGAGCAGCTCCAGCAGCTTGCCGCGCGGCTGGAGTATGAAGCGACGCACGATCCGCTGACCGATGTGTTTAACCGCAGCGCGATCATCAGCCAGATCAACAGCGGGCTGCTGAAAGGCGATGTGGCGCTGATCCTACTGGATATTGATCATTTCAAACGGATTAACGACGAATATGGTCATCCGACCGGCGATCGGGTGATTTGTGCGCTGGTGTCACGCGTACGCCGGGCGGTGCCGGAGAGCGCAGCCATCGGCCGCGTCGGCGGTGAGGAGTTTACCATTGTGTTGCCAAACGCCCGGGTGGAAGAGGCGATGATTACCGCCAGCTATATCCACGCCTCGCTGAATGCTTCGCCGCTGGACGTGCTGCCGCAGCAACTGGTGACCGCCAGTTTCGGCGTCAGTCTCGGCGTGAAAGAGAGCAGCTTCGAAACACTGTACAGCGAAGCCGACGGCGCACTGTATAACGCGAAAAAACGTGGGCGAAACCAGGTCGCGCTGCATGAGGCTTTTTTTCATCTGCCGCCAGAACAGGGCTGCACCGTGAGGCCAGGCGGGATATTTAATTGA
- a CDS encoding DUF1987 domain-containing protein → MTDMTLTPAIELSATAATPEVKFDFAAQKLLLKGEAYPENAAAFFRPLLDALENWLQSGQQTSAPLQLHVALSYFNSSSTKLLFTLFEILNNHAKNGAPCELHWYYDPEDDISEEFGQELRIDFPSLAVFLIPDITAC, encoded by the coding sequence ATGACTGATATGACATTGACGCCTGCTATTGAATTGTCCGCCACCGCCGCCACGCCGGAGGTGAAATTTGATTTTGCCGCGCAAAAGCTGCTGCTGAAAGGCGAAGCCTACCCGGAGAATGCCGCCGCGTTCTTCCGTCCGCTGCTGGATGCGCTGGAGAACTGGTTGCAAAGCGGCCAACAAACCAGCGCGCCGCTGCAATTGCACGTCGCGCTGAGCTATTTCAACAGTTCCAGCACCAAGCTGTTGTTTACGCTGTTTGAGATCCTGAATAACCACGCGAAAAACGGCGCGCCGTGTGAGCTGCACTGGTACTACGACCCGGAAGATGACATCTCCGAAGAGTTTGGTCAGGAGCTGCGCATCGACTTCCCATCACTGGCTGTGTTTCTTATCCCGGACATCACCGCATGCTAG
- a CDS encoding SiaB family protein kinase: MQINDLQVKDAVLLPLFTLQRQNAVELFYTGYFSQQHIVSLGEVIRAWLDKHESSAVTRRKLFSAFIEMGQNIVRYSADDRFLSAVEHELRFGSVCFHMDQTHYYLETANLVGPEASTLLQTNLEVLRGMSQAEIRDAWKQGLKSEAPATSKGANIGLLTMARDTSVPLEYRIHPLAASSLSAFHLKATFCHD; this comes from the coding sequence ATGCAAATAAACGACCTGCAGGTCAAAGACGCCGTTCTGTTACCCCTTTTTACGCTGCAACGGCAAAACGCCGTTGAGCTTTTTTATACCGGCTATTTTTCCCAGCAACATATTGTTTCGCTGGGTGAAGTGATCCGCGCCTGGCTGGATAAACATGAATCCTCCGCCGTGACGCGCCGCAAACTCTTCTCGGCCTTTATCGAGATGGGGCAAAACATTGTGCGCTACTCCGCCGACGATCGATTTTTATCGGCCGTTGAACACGAGCTGCGCTTTGGTTCGGTCTGTTTTCATATGGATCAGACCCATTACTACCTGGAAACGGCAAACCTGGTGGGGCCGGAAGCCTCCACCCTGCTGCAAACGAACCTTGAAGTGTTGCGCGGTATGTCGCAGGCAGAAATCCGCGACGCCTGGAAGCAGGGGCTGAAAAGCGAAGCGCCGGCAACCAGCAAAGGGGCCAATATCGGTTTGTTGACCATGGCGCGCGATACCAGCGTTCCGCTGGAGTATCGCATTCATCCACTGGCGGCAAGCTCCCTTTCCGCCTTTCACTTAAAGGCAACGTTTTGCCATGACTGA
- a CDS encoding SpoIIE family protein phosphatase, producing the protein MDIPISSRQLNAGILRLAVPHVTPDANNLQVMSLFNEHKSLIGLPVLEKNRPIGMINRHIFLSQMSRPFFHELYDQKSCIAFMDKNPLIVDADAGLDYLSGRVIETGDKAVTEGFILTEEGQYVGIGLGIDLIRTVSDLQAKQHLQIMQSIEYARIIQESMLSRSRTAIDKTLQDWCLHWHPRDCVGGDIYAFQRAENGWLIVLADCTGHGVPGAFMTFIFSSALEKALTLAPIDAPEQLLSHINQHIKQTLSQMHPSADSGQSNDGCDAIALFVDTTNEQMCWASARMHAFLLGAETQQSEVLESCRKGVGYTDTPVDYQWQRYQAPLRRGDTLLLVSDGVTDQPGGPRNVMFGKKRIQSLLAQHRALPLPALSDALLTSLKAWQGQQTSRDDMTWFGFRW; encoded by the coding sequence ATGGACATACCGATCTCTTCCCGGCAGCTTAACGCGGGTATTTTGCGCCTTGCCGTCCCGCACGTGACGCCGGACGCCAATAACCTGCAGGTGATGTCGCTGTTCAACGAACACAAATCGTTGATCGGTCTGCCGGTGCTGGAAAAAAACCGGCCTATCGGCATGATTAACCGACATATTTTCCTCTCGCAGATGAGCCGCCCCTTTTTCCACGAGCTCTACGATCAGAAGAGTTGTATCGCGTTTATGGATAAAAACCCGCTGATTGTCGATGCGGATGCGGGTCTTGACTATCTCTCCGGGCGGGTCATTGAAACCGGCGACAAAGCGGTGACCGAAGGTTTTATCCTCACTGAAGAGGGGCAATATGTCGGCATTGGCCTCGGCATCGATCTGATTCGTACCGTTTCCGATTTGCAGGCCAAACAGCACCTGCAAATTATGCAAAGCATTGAATATGCGCGCATTATCCAGGAATCCATGCTCAGCCGTTCACGTACTGCGATTGATAAAACCCTGCAAGACTGGTGCCTGCACTGGCATCCGCGCGACTGCGTTGGCGGCGATATTTATGCTTTTCAGCGCGCGGAAAATGGCTGGTTGATAGTGCTGGCCGATTGCACCGGACACGGCGTGCCGGGCGCGTTTATGACTTTTATCTTCTCCTCGGCGCTGGAAAAAGCGCTGACGCTGGCACCGATTGACGCGCCGGAGCAACTGCTGAGCCATATCAATCAACATATAAAACAGACGCTCAGCCAGATGCATCCGTCGGCGGACAGCGGCCAGTCAAATGATGGTTGCGACGCCATTGCCCTGTTTGTCGATACAACAAACGAACAGATGTGCTGGGCCAGCGCCCGTATGCACGCTTTTCTGCTGGGCGCAGAAACCCAGCAGAGCGAGGTGCTGGAGAGTTGCCGCAAAGGCGTGGGTTATACCGATACGCCGGTGGATTACCAGTGGCAGCGTTATCAGGCGCCGCTGCGCCGAGGCGATACGCTGTTGCTGGTTTCCGATGGCGTCACCGATCAGCCCGGCGGCCCGCGCAACGTGATGTTTGGTAAGAAACGTATTCAGTCATTGTTGGCGCAACACCGTGCGCTACCGCTACCTGCGCTTTCCGACGCCCTGCTGACGTCGCTGAAAGCGTGGCAGGGGCAGCAAACGTCACGCGATGACATGACATGGTTTGGTTTTCGTTGGTAG
- a CDS encoding malate/lactate/ureidoglycolate dehydrogenase, with protein MPLFSHQQLRTLLQQHLLRVNTPADIAQKVADNLVEASLKGHDSHGVTLLPRYIRAILAGDLQADARLRTIRDAGAVLSFDGGHGFGQLLGEQAMRAGIDRVQQYGVALVGLSNSHHLGRIGAWAEQVAAAGLVSIHFANVAAPSAVLPFDGLRARLGTNPFCVGIPLADRPPVVLDFATSAIAGNKARVAWNEGRPIPPGCAVDANGEPTTDPGVLMSEPRGALLPFGGHKGAGLSLICSLLGAALTGGETESHDIAPRAGIINNMLSILFDPKKLGAGESYQQEVLAQVEWVRHDQQGRDVQIPGEPEQRARARRIEEGIAIDEVSWQEFVALESLTA; from the coding sequence ATGCCGTTATTTTCACATCAACAATTGCGCACGCTGCTGCAACAGCATCTGCTGCGGGTGAACACGCCTGCGGATATTGCGCAAAAAGTCGCAGATAATCTGGTTGAAGCCTCATTAAAAGGCCACGACTCTCACGGCGTCACGCTGCTGCCGCGCTATATCCGCGCCATCCTCGCAGGCGATCTGCAAGCGGATGCTCGCCTGCGCACGATACGTGATGCAGGCGCGGTGCTCTCCTTCGATGGCGGTCACGGTTTCGGCCAGTTGCTGGGCGAACAGGCGATGCGGGCCGGGATCGATCGCGTGCAGCAATATGGCGTGGCGCTGGTCGGCTTATCCAATTCACATCATCTCGGGCGCATTGGCGCATGGGCGGAACAGGTTGCCGCTGCCGGGCTGGTATCGATCCATTTTGCCAATGTGGCGGCCCCTTCGGCGGTGCTGCCGTTCGACGGGTTGCGGGCACGGCTCGGCACCAACCCCTTCTGCGTGGGTATTCCGCTGGCGGATCGCCCACCGGTGGTGCTGGATTTCGCCACCAGCGCTATCGCCGGGAACAAAGCTCGTGTGGCGTGGAATGAAGGTCGCCCCATCCCGCCAGGCTGCGCGGTGGATGCTAACGGTGAGCCGACCACCGATCCCGGCGTATTGATGAGCGAGCCGCGCGGTGCGCTGCTGCCGTTTGGCGGGCACAAAGGCGCCGGACTGTCGCTGATTTGCAGTCTGCTGGGCGCTGCGCTGACCGGCGGCGAAACCGAAAGCCATGACATTGCGCCGCGCGCAGGCATCATCAACAACATGCTGTCGATTTTGTTCGATCCCAAAAAGCTAGGCGCGGGCGAAAGTTATCAGCAGGAAGTGCTGGCACAGGTGGAGTGGGTTCGTCACGACCAGCAGGGCCGCGACGTGCAGATCCCCGGCGAGCCGGAGCAGCGGGCCCGGGCGCGCCGAATTGAAGAAGGGATCGCCATCGATGAGGTGAGCTGGCAGGAGTTTGTCGCCCTGGAATCCTTAACGGCATGA
- a CDS encoding ABC transporter substrate-binding protein yields the protein MKRLHQTLAGVLALATLGGISPSALAEGKISIAQQFGIGYLILDVVRDQQLIEKEGKKEGLDIQVEWRTISGATGMNEALLSGALDVASAGVPPLLTLWDRTKDRQNVKAIASLGSMPNYLLSNNPAVKSIKDLSDKDRIAVPAAGVGFQSRTLQIETAKLYGDADFKRFDNISVSLPHPDASAALIAGGSEITTHFSSPPFQYQALEHSNVHKILSSYDVLGGQATFNVLYTTQKFHDENPKTYKAFYRALSDAAKIINADKNAAAETYIRVEKSRLPLPLVQKIVNDPEISFTISPERTGVYAEKLHELGVLKNKAASWKDYFFDEAWENPGS from the coding sequence ATGAAAAGATTACACCAGACGCTCGCAGGCGTTTTGGCGCTTGCTACGCTTGGCGGTATCAGCCCCTCCGCGCTGGCGGAAGGGAAAATTAGCATTGCACAGCAATTTGGCATTGGTTATTTAATTCTGGACGTGGTACGCGACCAACAGCTAATTGAAAAAGAAGGTAAAAAAGAGGGACTGGATATTCAGGTTGAGTGGCGCACCATTTCCGGTGCTACCGGTATGAATGAAGCGCTGCTCTCCGGCGCGCTGGATGTGGCCTCCGCAGGCGTGCCGCCGCTATTAACGCTGTGGGATCGCACCAAAGATCGGCAGAATGTAAAAGCCATTGCCTCGCTCGGTTCCATGCCCAACTATTTGCTCAGTAATAACCCGGCGGTAAAAAGCATTAAAGATTTAAGCGATAAAGACAGAATTGCCGTCCCGGCTGCGGGCGTCGGTTTCCAGTCGCGGACATTACAGATTGAAACCGCCAAATTATATGGCGATGCCGATTTTAAACGCTTCGACAATATTAGCGTCAGCCTGCCACACCCGGATGCCAGCGCAGCGTTAATTGCCGGTGGTTCGGAAATTACTACCCACTTCTCCAGCCCGCCGTTCCAGTATCAGGCGCTGGAACACAGCAACGTCCATAAAATTCTCAGTTCGTATGATGTGTTGGGCGGACAGGCCACTTTTAACGTGCTTTACACCACACAGAAATTCCACGACGAGAACCCGAAAACCTATAAGGCGTTTTATCGCGCCCTGAGCGACGCCGCCAAAATCATCAACGCCGATAAAAATGCGGCGGCGGAAACCTATATTCGCGTGGAAAAATCACGGCTGCCATTACCGCTGGTGCAGAAGATTGTGAATGACCCGGAAATTAGCTTCACCATTTCGCCGGAGCGCACCGGTGTGTACGCCGAAAAACTCCATGAACTTGGCGTGCTGAAAAATAAAGCCGCCTCGTGGAAAGACTACTTCTTCGACGAAGCGTGGGAAAACCCAGGCAGTTAA
- a CDS encoding ABC transporter ATP-binding protein has product MATHHNDGPLLQVSHVDIEYRTRERLVRATHDVSFDVWPGDRFILLGPSGCGKSSLLKATGGFLTPRGGEITLQGEAITAPGPERMMVFQEFDQLPPWKTVLENIMFPLLASRKANRAQARETALHFLNKVGLAGFADAMPHTLSGGMKQRVAIARALAMKPRILLMDEPFAALDALTRRTMQEELLALWEEERFTLLFVTHSIEEALVVGSRILVLSPHPGRVRAELNCHQFTLNDFGSEAFQHAAQHIHDLLFPSGGNRTSPVSGEEPAYVAATLHSS; this is encoded by the coding sequence ATGGCAACTCACCACAACGACGGGCCGCTGTTGCAGGTCAGCCATGTTGATATTGAATACCGCACCCGCGAACGGCTGGTGCGGGCAACCCACGATGTCAGTTTTGATGTCTGGCCTGGCGACCGCTTTATTCTGCTTGGCCCTTCCGGCTGCGGGAAATCGAGCCTGCTGAAAGCGACGGGCGGTTTTCTGACGCCGCGCGGCGGTGAGATCACGTTGCAGGGCGAGGCGATCACTGCGCCTGGCCCGGAGCGGATGATGGTGTTCCAGGAGTTTGATCAGTTGCCGCCGTGGAAAACGGTGCTGGAAAACATCATGTTCCCGCTACTGGCGAGCCGCAAAGCCAATCGCGCGCAAGCCAGAGAAACGGCGCTGCACTTTCTCAATAAAGTTGGGCTGGCCGGGTTTGCCGATGCGATGCCGCATACCCTTTCCGGCGGCATGAAACAGCGCGTGGCAATTGCCCGCGCGCTGGCGATGAAGCCGCGCATTTTGTTGATGGATGAACCGTTTGCCGCGCTGGATGCGCTGACGCGCCGCACCATGCAGGAGGAGTTGCTCGCGCTGTGGGAAGAGGAGCGCTTTACCCTGCTGTTTGTCACGCACTCCATTGAAGAGGCGCTGGTGGTCGGCAGCCGTATTCTCGTGCTGTCGCCGCACCCGGGACGGGTTCGCGCCGAGCTGAACTGCCATCAGTTCACGCTCAACGATTTTGGTAGCGAGGCATTCCAGCATGCCGCGCAGCATATTCACGATCTGCTGTTCCCCTCTGGCGGAAACCGCACATCTCCTGTTTCTGGTGAGGAGCCCGCGTATGTCGCAGCCACCCTACATTCGTCCTGA